The proteins below are encoded in one region of Rhizobacter sp.:
- a CDS encoding helix-turn-helix transcriptional regulator, which translates to MLHSALRHLRRYHGMRQQDLADELGISNNYLSEIESGLKAHAITIDLLNRYAAIFKVPASSLMLFSEQLDSEKRSEKLRLAMAAKLLKVLDWIDEHAEQRT; encoded by the coding sequence ATGTTGCATTCAGCGTTACGCCATCTCCGTCGGTATCACGGCATGCGTCAGCAAGACTTGGCCGACGAACTCGGGATTTCGAACAACTATCTTTCTGAGATCGAATCAGGTCTAAAGGCACATGCCATAACGATCGATCTTCTGAACCGATATGCGGCCATTTTTAAAGTGCCCGCATCCAGTCTCATGTTGTTCTCCGAGCAACTGGATTCCGAAAAGCGCAGTGAGAAGTTGCGTCTGGCAATGGCGGCAAAGCTTTTGAAAGTCCTAGATTGGATTGATGAGCATGCCGAACAGCGCACATAG
- a CDS encoding RNA-directed DNA polymerase: MAELLGTTPDVLEAIAAAPTYNEFVDKPNTPKARDVQEPLGATMHLHYSLVQLLDRIQRPTFLHSATKKRSYITNADAHRAGHAIVKTDIRKFYESTSYAHVKRFFFQDLGWSHDAARLVARACTVHDHLPTGSCISPLLSYFVHRKMFASIEELCSRSNVVITLYVDDITMSGLHATTALLHEVKAKIQRFGLVTHKEKFVAPGTPGVVTGVALDKGQLRLRNKQHQALVKVIDSVHAGDLTLLNQLRGKLAAAQAIDPAAAAGLIERYKRQPAPPLEKDGQSAFRSAEPPTDKT, translated from the coding sequence TTGGCAGAACTGCTGGGTACCACGCCCGACGTTCTTGAAGCCATTGCCGCCGCACCGACGTACAACGAGTTCGTCGACAAACCCAACACGCCCAAAGCGAGGGACGTCCAAGAGCCACTTGGTGCGACCATGCACCTTCACTACAGTTTGGTGCAGTTGCTTGATCGCATTCAGCGCCCGACTTTCCTGCACTCTGCGACTAAGAAGCGCTCCTACATTACAAACGCAGACGCCCACCGCGCGGGCCACGCAATCGTCAAGACTGATATTCGCAAGTTCTACGAGAGCACAAGCTACGCCCACGTTAAGAGGTTCTTCTTCCAAGATCTTGGTTGGTCTCACGATGCCGCAAGGCTTGTCGCGAGGGCCTGCACTGTTCACGATCACCTTCCAACAGGCAGTTGCATAAGCCCACTGCTCTCGTACTTCGTTCATCGCAAGATGTTTGCGAGCATCGAAGAGTTGTGCTCGCGCTCTAACGTGGTCATAACACTTTATGTGGACGACATTACGATGTCAGGCCTGCATGCAACGACCGCACTTCTTCATGAAGTCAAAGCCAAGATCCAACGATTTGGTCTCGTAACTCACAAAGAAAAATTCGTAGCGCCGGGGACACCGGGCGTGGTTACGGGTGTTGCTCTAGACAAGGGCCAGCTACGACTAAGGAACAAGCAGCACCAGGCTCTGGTCAAAGTCATCGACTCTGTCCATGCTGGCGACCTTACGCTTCTGAATCAGTTGCGGGGGAAGCTAGCAGCCGCGCAAGCCATAGACCCTGCAGCAGCAGCCGGTCTCATCGAACGCTACAAGCGGCAACCCGCCCCGCCGCTTGAGAAGGACGGGCAGTCAGCTTTCCGGTCTGCTGAACCTCCGACGGATAAGACGTAG
- a CDS encoding tyrosine-type recombinase/integrase, protein MGQQTRGIYPEKDGTWQVDKWWRHTRLRQRGFVSFEEAERWLIKELEKLRAIKLHGERPERLFSEAAAYYLLKHKGKPSLVNETYHLKSVMPTIGHLPINQVHDGTLEPHVTRRLAEGRKHKTVNLELGIVRRVLNLCATVWRHENGHTWLDQAPHITMLPLVGHQRDPQPISWPQQRQLLPKLPAHLARMSLFVLNTGARDDVVCSLSWEWEIRIPELGISVFEVPAVNVKGRKRSRLLVCNSVAQSVIEAVRGQHPELVFVYQRLKRDGSAGKAKPHGIETMNNTAWQRARQEAGLGDLHVHDLRHTTGMRLREAGVSEATVGDILWHTSRSMTHHYSMAQIVELHAALDKIKDDTGRWNKSLATLRLEQEAARAEATPPKVPDEKKTA, encoded by the coding sequence ATGGGCCAACAGACTCGGGGCATCTACCCCGAAAAAGACGGAACCTGGCAAGTCGACAAATGGTGGCGACACACTCGACTTCGTCAGCGTGGCTTCGTCAGTTTTGAAGAAGCGGAAAGGTGGTTGATCAAGGAGCTGGAGAAGCTGCGTGCAATCAAGCTACATGGCGAACGCCCCGAACGACTCTTCAGCGAAGCCGCTGCGTACTACCTGCTCAAGCACAAGGGAAAGCCTTCTCTCGTCAACGAGACCTACCACCTGAAAAGCGTCATGCCGACGATCGGGCACCTGCCCATCAACCAAGTGCACGACGGCACGCTGGAGCCACATGTCACCCGACGTTTGGCCGAAGGCCGCAAGCACAAGACCGTGAATCTCGAACTGGGCATCGTGCGCCGGGTGTTGAACCTGTGCGCGACCGTCTGGCGACACGAAAACGGCCACACTTGGCTTGATCAGGCGCCTCACATCACCATGTTGCCCCTAGTGGGCCACCAGCGAGACCCTCAGCCCATCAGTTGGCCGCAACAACGGCAACTGTTGCCCAAGCTGCCGGCCCACTTGGCGCGCATGTCGCTGTTTGTGCTGAACACCGGCGCGCGCGACGACGTGGTGTGCAGCCTAAGCTGGGAGTGGGAGATCCGCATCCCCGAGCTGGGCATCAGTGTCTTTGAGGTGCCGGCAGTCAACGTCAAAGGCCGCAAGCGTTCGCGTTTGCTGGTCTGCAACAGCGTTGCCCAGTCGGTCATCGAAGCCGTGCGTGGCCAGCACCCGGAGCTCGTCTTTGTGTATCAACGCCTCAAGCGGGACGGCAGCGCCGGCAAGGCGAAGCCGCATGGCATCGAGACGATGAACAACACGGCGTGGCAGCGGGCACGGCAGGAGGCCGGGCTCGGCGACCTGCATGTGCACGATCTCCGGCATACAACCGGCATGCGGCTGCGCGAGGCTGGTGTTTCTGAGGCGACGGTGGGCGACATCCTGTGGCATACCAGTCGCTCGATGACGCACCACTACAGCATGGCGCAGATCGTCGAACTGCACGCCGCGCTGGACAAGATCAAGGATGACACCGGAAGGTGGAACAAGAGCCTGGCGACGCTCAGGCTGGAACAAGAGGCGGCGCGGGCGGAGGCCACTCCCCCAAAAGTCCCCGACGAAAAGAAAACAGCCTAA
- a CDS encoding heme biosynthesis protein HemY, with protein sequence MRAVVWFILLFVVAVVAATTFGANDGLVSLYWGGWRMDVSMNLFLLALLLTCLALVTIIEAVNALVGLPRKAHEWRVARRDRTAQAALRDALAQFFGGRYSRAQKAAQRALLIQAETPDLAQDNEFTVLGHLLAAGSAHKLQDRVRRDEELEKALELSSRSSAARSAEEGARLLAAEWALDDRDAARALSLLSVLPPGVARRTHALRLKLQACRLAQQPHEALKTARLLAKHQAFSKTAAQGLLRSLAFESLDGARDADQVRRTWFALDAADRRDPLVVARAAERMAAFGSQAEGRAWLRPFWDRLADFSEDDRVALAEGLVACMDGLAPDWLARLEAAAQAHPREAAVAYAVGCALAERELWGKARVLLEQAASAPGLQKASRRRAWLLLAKLADQQSDVERAASCYREAASL encoded by the coding sequence ATGCGCGCGGTCGTCTGGTTCATCCTGCTCTTCGTGGTCGCCGTCGTGGCGGCCACCACCTTCGGCGCCAACGATGGGCTGGTGTCGCTCTACTGGGGCGGCTGGCGCATGGACGTGTCCATGAACCTCTTCCTGCTGGCGCTGCTGCTCACCTGCCTGGCGCTCGTGACCATCATCGAGGCGGTGAACGCACTCGTCGGGCTGCCGCGCAAGGCGCACGAGTGGCGCGTGGCGCGCCGTGACCGCACGGCGCAGGCCGCGCTGCGCGATGCACTCGCGCAGTTCTTCGGCGGGCGCTACAGCCGCGCGCAGAAGGCGGCGCAGCGCGCGTTGCTGATCCAGGCCGAAACGCCCGACCTCGCACAAGACAACGAATTCACCGTGCTGGGCCACCTGCTGGCAGCCGGCAGTGCCCACAAGCTGCAAGACCGCGTGCGCCGCGACGAAGAGCTCGAAAAGGCGCTGGAGCTCAGCAGCCGCAGCAGCGCCGCCCGTTCGGCCGAAGAAGGCGCGCGACTCCTTGCCGCCGAGTGGGCGCTCGACGACCGCGATGCGGCGCGTGCGCTGAGCCTGCTGTCGGTCTTGCCCCCCGGCGTGGCGCGCCGCACCCACGCGTTGCGCCTCAAGCTGCAAGCCTGCCGCCTCGCCCAGCAGCCGCACGAAGCGCTGAAGACCGCACGCCTGCTGGCCAAGCATCAAGCCTTCTCCAAGACTGCGGCGCAAGGCCTGCTGCGCTCGCTGGCCTTCGAATCGCTTGACGGCGCACGCGATGCCGATCAGGTGCGCCGCACCTGGTTCGCACTCGATGCGGCCGATCGCCGCGACCCGCTCGTGGTGGCGCGGGCAGCAGAGCGCATGGCAGCCTTCGGCTCGCAAGCTGAAGGGCGTGCGTGGCTGCGGCCCTTCTGGGATCGGCTGGCTGACTTCAGCGAAGACGACCGTGTCGCCCTCGCCGAGGGTCTCGTGGCGTGCATGGATGGCCTCGCCCCCGACTGGCTCGCGCGGCTGGAGGCTGCGGCTCAGGCTCACCCGCGTGAGGCCGCCGTGGCCTATGCCGTGGGCTGCGCGCTGGCCGAGCGCGAGCTGTGGGGCAAGGCGCGCGTGCTGCTGGAACAGGCGGCCTCGGCGCCCGGGCTGCAAAAAGCCTCGCGCCGTCGGGCCTGGCTGTTGCTGGCGAAGCTCGCCGATCAGCAGTCGGACGTTGAACGTGCGGCCTCTTGTTATCGCGAAGCGGCGTCTTTGTAG
- a CDS encoding uroporphyrinogen-III C-methyltransferase yields MVLVALLALVVAVSLGLAWSAQQRVRKLEQELVRRQQDSQTQSAEARLLAKRADETARESAAKVTLLEARLAEVSIQRTQLEDLIQSLSRSRDENVLVDIDAGLRVAQQQATITGSAEPLVAALKQADDRLARYAQPRLEGVRRAIARDIDRVKAVGVPDIAALSIKLDEAIRLVDELPLLSQAEPRKEARPAASAPKAAAKGASAPASAPAGWASAVSDRWNGLMQTLWGETRTLVRVTRIDHPEAMLVAPEQAFFLRENLKLRLLNARLAVLSRQFDTVQTDVQSAQQALERYFDRSSRRTGVAGDLLKQVAAGSRQVGLPRPDDTLAALAAATAGR; encoded by the coding sequence CTGGTGCTCGTGGCGCTGCTCGCGTTGGTGGTCGCGGTGAGCCTGGGTCTCGCCTGGTCGGCGCAGCAGCGGGTGCGCAAGCTCGAGCAGGAACTCGTGCGCCGCCAGCAAGACAGCCAGACCCAGTCGGCTGAAGCCCGCCTGCTCGCCAAGCGCGCCGACGAGACGGCCCGCGAGAGCGCCGCCAAGGTGACGCTGCTCGAGGCGCGCCTGGCCGAGGTGTCGATCCAGCGCACGCAGCTCGAAGACCTGATCCAGTCGCTGTCGCGCTCGCGCGATGAAAACGTGCTGGTCGACATCGACGCCGGCCTGCGTGTGGCGCAGCAGCAGGCCACCATCACCGGCAGCGCCGAGCCGCTGGTTGCGGCGCTCAAGCAGGCCGACGATCGCCTCGCACGTTATGCGCAGCCGCGTCTCGAAGGTGTGCGTCGTGCCATTGCCCGCGACATCGACCGTGTGAAGGCTGTGGGCGTGCCCGACATCGCGGCGCTCTCGATCAAGCTCGACGAAGCAATCCGCCTCGTCGACGAGCTGCCGTTGCTGTCGCAGGCCGAGCCACGCAAGGAGGCGAGGCCTGCGGCCAGTGCGCCGAAGGCTGCGGCGAAGGGCGCGTCGGCGCCCGCGTCCGCACCGGCGGGTTGGGCCTCGGCCGTCTCCGACCGCTGGAACGGCCTGATGCAGACCTTGTGGGGCGAGACCCGCACGCTGGTGCGCGTGACCCGCATCGACCACCCCGAGGCCATGCTCGTGGCGCCCGAGCAGGCCTTCTTCCTGCGCGAGAACCTCAAGCTGCGCCTGCTCAACGCACGCCTGGCCGTGCTCAGCCGCCAGTTCGACACGGTGCAGACCGACGTGCAAAGCGCACAGCAGGCGCTGGAGCGCTACTTCGACCGCAGCTCACGCCGCACCGGCGTGGCGGGTGACCTGTTGAAGCAGGTGGCCGCCGGCTCGCGCCAGGTGGGTCTGCCGCGGCCCGATGACACGCTGGCCGCACTGGCGGCCGCCACCGCGGGGCGTTGA
- a CDS encoding uroporphyrinogen-III synthase, with protein MRVLVTRPAAQAGEWVQLLRNAGLQAEALPLIDIAPSGDAAALAQAWKSLPGVALVVFVSPNAATCFFDGRPEGAEWPDTLLAASPGPGTTRVLRALGVPTVVEPAADSPQFDSEALWLQLAGHDWQGRQVLIVRGASGRDWLAERLRERGAVLQFVAAYARAVPALSTEAQALLDLALGAPEEHVWLFSSSEAVTNLQTLASHASWSNTSAIATHPRIAETARSLGIGRVLEARPSAEAVVACIQSIAL; from the coding sequence ATGCGCGTGCTCGTCACCCGGCCTGCGGCCCAAGCCGGCGAGTGGGTGCAGCTGCTGCGCAATGCGGGCCTGCAGGCCGAGGCCTTGCCCCTGATCGACATCGCGCCGAGTGGCGACGCCGCGGCGCTCGCCCAGGCGTGGAAGAGCCTGCCCGGCGTGGCCCTGGTCGTGTTCGTGAGCCCCAATGCGGCGACCTGCTTCTTCGATGGCAGGCCCGAGGGCGCCGAGTGGCCCGACACGCTGCTGGCCGCCTCGCCCGGCCCGGGCACGACCCGGGTGCTGCGGGCGCTGGGCGTCCCGACGGTCGTCGAGCCGGCGGCCGACTCGCCGCAGTTCGACTCCGAAGCGCTGTGGCTGCAACTGGCCGGGCATGACTGGCAAGGCCGCCAGGTGCTGATCGTGCGTGGCGCGAGTGGCCGCGACTGGCTGGCCGAGCGGCTGCGCGAGCGGGGGGCGGTGCTGCAGTTCGTGGCGGCGTATGCCCGCGCAGTGCCGGCCCTGTCGACCGAGGCGCAGGCGCTGCTCGACCTGGCGCTGGGCGCACCCGAGGAGCACGTGTGGCTCTTCAGCAGCTCGGAGGCTGTGACGAATCTGCAGACGCTTGCGTCGCATGCGTCCTGGTCGAACACCAGCGCGATCGCCACGCACCCGCGCATCGCAGAGACCGCCCGCAGCCTCGGCATCGGGCGTGTGCTCGAAGCCCGTCCCAGCGCAGAGGCCGTGGTCGCCTGCATACAATCGATCGCACTGTGA
- the hemC gene encoding hydroxymethylbilane synthase, whose protein sequence is MSHAAPAPLLIATRESRLALWQAEHVQALLKQRFGLDVGLLGMTTRGDQILDRTLSKVGGKGLFVKELETALEEGRAHLAVHSLKDVPMDLPDGFALAAVLEREDPRDALVSNRYASLAELPQGAKVGTSSLRRVVLLRSLRPDLQIEPLRGNLDTRLRKLDDGQYDAIVLAAAGLKRLGLASRIRATFDTNEMLPAAGQGALGIEVLADAGPLRAQLADLIHRPTWLSVHAERAVSRALGGSCSMPLAAHAVWQGDTLHLNAALGHGHETTRPLLRVSVQAPVADADAASALGEDAAARLRALGADGYLATT, encoded by the coding sequence ATGTCGCACGCCGCTCCCGCTCCCCTCCTGATCGCCACCCGTGAAAGCCGCCTCGCCCTCTGGCAGGCTGAGCATGTCCAGGCCTTGCTGAAGCAACGTTTCGGGCTCGACGTGGGCCTTCTGGGCATGACGACCCGCGGCGACCAGATCCTCGACCGCACGCTCTCGAAAGTGGGGGGCAAGGGCCTCTTCGTCAAGGAGCTGGAAACGGCGCTCGAAGAAGGCCGCGCGCACCTCGCGGTGCATTCGCTGAAAGACGTGCCGATGGACCTGCCCGACGGCTTCGCGCTTGCCGCGGTGCTGGAGCGCGAAGACCCGCGCGATGCGCTCGTCTCCAACCGCTACGCCTCGCTGGCCGAGCTGCCGCAGGGCGCGAAGGTCGGCACCTCCAGCCTGCGGCGCGTGGTGCTGCTGAGATCGCTGCGGCCCGACCTGCAGATCGAGCCCCTGCGCGGCAACCTCGACACGCGCCTGCGCAAGCTCGACGACGGGCAGTACGACGCCATCGTGCTGGCCGCGGCGGGCCTCAAGCGCCTGGGGCTGGCCAGCCGCATCCGCGCCACCTTCGACACGAACGAGATGCTGCCGGCCGCCGGCCAGGGCGCGCTCGGCATCGAGGTGCTGGCCGATGCCGGGCCCTTGCGGGCGCAACTCGCCGACCTGATCCACCGGCCCACGTGGCTCTCGGTGCATGCGGAGCGCGCCGTCTCGCGCGCACTCGGCGGCAGTTGCAGCATGCCGCTCGCCGCGCACGCGGTGTGGCAAGGCGACACGCTGCACCTGAACGCCGCCTTGGGCCACGGGCATGAGACGACACGGCCGCTGCTGCGCGTGTCGGTGCAAGCCCCCGTGGCCGATGCAGACGCCGCCAGTGCCCTGGGCGAAGACGCCGCGGCACGCCTTCGCGCGCTCGGCGCCGACGGCTATCTCGCGACGACCTGA
- the ppc gene encoding phosphoenolpyruvate carboxylase has product MPRARPDDDKNLPLVTDIRLLGRILGDVIREQEGKAAFELIEHVRRLSVAYRLKHDAQAGRALDRLLKNLSADQTVSVIRAFSYFSHLANIAEDRHHVRRREHHEREGHLQEGSLAMSLSRLADADIRATEIARTLEHAFISPVLTAHPTEVQRKSILDAERAIAELVSQRDKLATTRELEQNEALLRARVTQLWQTRMLRYTKLTVADEIENALSYYQSTFLRQIPRLYRELEEALPGHPIAPFFRMGNWIGGDRDGNPNVTAETLQMALRRQSETALRYYLTEVHELGAELSISALLSPVTPAMQALAAASPDQGAHREDEPYRRALIGMYARLAATLHELTGTEALRHAVAPQSPYARSEEFLQDLTVIEASLKSHHAQALIAPRLKPLMRAVQVFGFHLATVDLRQSSDKHEAVVAELLRVARLEADYSALDEAARRALLVRLLNDARPLRVHGAEYSEHTQGEVAIFEAALQMRRAYGREALRHYIISHTEDVSDLLEVLLLQKEAGLLRGTLDDSATCDLIVSPLFETIGDLRRAGPIMREYYALPGIAQMMVRSGAEQDVMLGYSDSNKDGGFFTSNWELYRAETALVQLFDELKQAHGIVLRLFHGRGGTVGRGGGPSFQAILAQPPGTVNGQIRLTEQGEVINSKYANPEIGLRNLETLVAATLEATLLHPTKPATKAFLEAADAISTASMAAYRKLVYETPGFTDYFFAATPIREIAELNIGSRPASRKATRAIEDLRAIPWSFSWGQCRVALPGWCGFGSAINAFLGSNVKERKERLLLLQRMHKQWPFFRTLLSNLDMVLAKTDLGISARYVELVEDKRLGKKIFAAIEAEWRATSDALSLITGEKKRLATNPSLARSIEHRFPYLDPLNHLQVELMRRYRAQRDNDPTIERVKRGIHISINGVAAGLRNTG; this is encoded by the coding sequence ATGCCCCGCGCCCGGCCCGACGACGACAAGAACCTGCCCCTGGTCACCGACATCCGCCTGCTCGGCCGCATCCTCGGCGACGTGATCCGCGAGCAGGAGGGCAAGGCGGCGTTCGAGCTGATCGAGCACGTGCGGCGGCTGTCGGTGGCCTATCGCTTGAAGCACGATGCGCAAGCCGGCCGCGCCCTCGACCGCCTGCTCAAGAACCTCTCGGCCGACCAGACGGTGAGCGTGATCCGCGCCTTCAGCTACTTCAGCCACCTGGCCAACATCGCCGAAGACCGCCACCACGTGCGCCGCCGCGAGCACCACGAGCGCGAAGGCCACCTGCAGGAGGGCTCGCTCGCCATGAGCCTGTCGCGCCTGGCCGATGCCGACATCCGCGCCACCGAGATCGCCAGGACACTCGAGCACGCCTTCATCTCCCCCGTGCTCACCGCCCACCCGACCGAAGTGCAGCGCAAGAGCATCCTCGACGCCGAGCGGGCCATCGCCGAACTCGTGAGCCAGCGCGACAAGCTCGCCACCACCCGCGAGCTCGAGCAGAACGAAGCCCTGCTGCGCGCGCGTGTCACCCAGCTGTGGCAGACCCGCATGCTGCGCTACACCAAGCTCACGGTGGCCGACGAGATCGAGAACGCGCTCAGCTACTACCAGAGCACCTTCCTGCGCCAGATCCCCCGCCTGTACCGCGAGCTGGAAGAGGCCCTGCCCGGCCACCCCATCGCCCCCTTCTTCCGCATGGGCAACTGGATCGGCGGCGACCGCGACGGCAACCCCAACGTCACCGCCGAGACGCTGCAGATGGCGCTGCGCCGCCAGAGCGAGACGGCGCTGCGCTACTACCTGACCGAGGTGCACGAGCTGGGGGCTGAACTGTCGATCTCGGCGCTGCTGTCCCCGGTGACGCCTGCGATGCAGGCGCTGGCCGCCGCCTCGCCCGACCAGGGCGCGCACCGGGAAGACGAGCCCTATCGTCGTGCGCTCATCGGCATGTATGCGCGGCTGGCGGCCACGCTGCACGAACTGACCGGCACCGAGGCGCTGCGCCATGCCGTGGCGCCGCAGTCGCCGTATGCGCGCAGCGAAGAGTTCCTGCAGGACCTGACGGTGATCGAAGCCTCGCTCAAGTCGCACCATGCGCAGGCGCTGATCGCACCGCGCCTGAAGCCGCTGATGCGCGCGGTGCAGGTGTTCGGTTTCCACCTGGCCACCGTCGACCTGCGGCAGAGCTCCGACAAGCACGAGGCGGTGGTGGCCGAGCTGCTGCGGGTGGCGCGCCTCGAGGCGGACTACTCGGCGCTCGATGAAGCGGCGCGCCGCGCGCTGCTGGTGCGCCTCTTGAACGACGCGCGGCCGCTGCGGGTGCACGGCGCGGAGTATTCGGAGCACACGCAGGGCGAGGTGGCGATCTTCGAGGCGGCGCTCCAGATGCGCCGGGCCTATGGCCGCGAGGCGCTGCGCCACTACATCATCTCGCACACGGAAGACGTGAGCGACCTGCTGGAGGTGCTGCTGCTGCAGAAGGAAGCCGGCCTTCTGCGGGGGACCCTGGATGACTCCGCCACCTGCGACCTGATCGTCTCGCCGCTCTTCGAGACCATCGGCGACCTGCGCCGCGCCGGCCCGATCATGCGCGAGTACTACGCGCTGCCGGGCATCGCGCAGATGATGGTGCGCTCAGGGGCGGAGCAAGACGTGATGCTGGGCTACAGCGACAGCAACAAGGACGGCGGCTTCTTCACGAGCAACTGGGAGCTGTACCGGGCGGAGACGGCGCTGGTGCAGTTGTTCGATGAACTGAAGCAGGCGCACGGCATCGTGCTGCGGCTGTTCCACGGGCGCGGGGGCACGGTGGGGCGTGGGGGCGGCCCGAGCTTCCAGGCGATCCTGGCGCAGCCGCCGGGCACGGTGAACGGGCAGATCCGCCTGACCGAGCAGGGTGAGGTGATCAACTCGAAGTACGCGAACCCGGAGATCGGCCTGCGCAACCTGGAGACGCTGGTGGCGGCCACGCTGGAGGCGACGCTGCTGCACCCGACGAAGCCGGCGACGAAGGCGTTCCTGGAGGCGGCCGATGCGATCAGCACGGCAAGCATGGCGGCGTACCGCAAGCTGGTCTACGAGACGCCGGGCTTCACGGATTACTTCTTCGCGGCCACGCCGATCCGCGAGATCGCGGAGCTGAACATCGGCTCGCGCCCGGCCTCGCGCAAGGCGACGCGGGCGATCGAAGATCTGCGGGCGATCCCGTGGAGCTTCAGCTGGGGGCAGTGCCGGGTGGCGTTGCCGGGCTGGTGCGGGTTCGGGTCGGCGATCAATGCGTTCCTGGGCTCGAACGTGAAGGAGCGCAAGGAGCGCCTGCTGCTGCTGCAGCGCATGCACAAGCAGTGGCCGTTCTTCCGCACGCTGTTGTCGAACCTGGACATGGTGCTGGCGAAGACGGACCTGGGCATCTCGGCGCGCTACGTGGAGCTGGTGGAGGACAAGCGCCTGGGCAAGAAGATCTTCGCCGCCATCGAAGCGGAGTGGCGCGCCACGTCGGACGCGCTCTCGCTCATCACCGGCGAGAAGAAGCGGCTGGCGACCAACCCCTCGCTCGCCCGCTCGATCGAGCATCGCTTCCCTTACCTCGACCCGCTCAACCACTTGCAGGTGGAGCTGATGCGGCGTTATCGCGCGCAGCGCGACAACGACCCCACCATCGAGCGCGTCAAGCGCGGCATCCACATCTCCATCAACGGGGTGGCGGCGGGCTTGCGGAATACCGGGTAA
- a CDS encoding helix-turn-helix transcriptional regulator has product MRAQAQRQSKVYVYADGFMTTSDGMVAPRTERYTGTMLFAIRDEGIDIEVGGRLQRVQMALLKPFVPKAMNAAAQPFVSIGLNPTHPKYRAYTRLEDPGYVTMPRSLFPALTDRLHALWAGDLDIAQARRVYEDAIDEVTQMLPPLRPMDPRIERVTASLARNPRQPLETLADMACLSYYRMSHLFSNEMGLSLRQYVLSLKIHAAARCIGQGMTLTATAHEAGFTDSAHLSRVWTKAFGGPPTRFLNPKAFAIQPTHLPPPTLQEAA; this is encoded by the coding sequence ATGCGCGCGCAAGCGCAGCGCCAATCGAAGGTCTACGTCTACGCCGACGGCTTCATGACGACGTCCGACGGCATGGTCGCGCCGCGCACCGAGCGCTACACCGGCACCATGCTCTTCGCCATCCGAGACGAAGGCATCGACATCGAGGTCGGCGGCCGCCTGCAGCGGGTGCAGATGGCCCTGCTCAAGCCTTTCGTGCCCAAGGCGATGAACGCCGCCGCGCAGCCCTTCGTCAGCATCGGCCTCAACCCCACACACCCGAAGTACCGCGCCTACACGCGGCTCGAAGACCCCGGCTACGTGACCATGCCGCGCAGCCTCTTCCCGGCCCTGACCGACCGGCTGCACGCCCTCTGGGCCGGCGACCTCGACATCGCTCAGGCGCGTCGTGTCTACGAAGACGCCATCGACGAGGTCACGCAGATGCTGCCGCCCCTGCGCCCGATGGACCCGCGCATCGAGCGCGTCACCGCTTCGCTCGCACGAAACCCGCGCCAGCCGCTCGAGACCTTGGCCGACATGGCTTGCCTGTCCTACTACCGCATGTCGCACCTCTTCTCGAACGAGATGGGCTTGTCGCTGCGGCAGTACGTGCTGTCGCTCAAGATCCACGCCGCCGCGCGCTGCATCGGCCAGGGCATGACGCTCACCGCCACCGCACACGAAGCCGGGTTCACCGATTCGGCCCACCTGTCGCGGGTGTGGACCAAGGCCTTCGGTGGGCCGCCCACCCGCTTCCTCAACCCCAAGGCCTTCGCGATCCAGCCGACCCACCTCCCGCCGCCCACGCTGCAGGAAGCAGCCTGA
- the xdhC gene encoding xanthine dehydrogenase accessory protein XdhC, translating into MAGDEAVIVEVSGAQGSVPREAGTRMLVSATRTEGTIGGGHLELKAIEHARGLIEHGDTAVSSLHFPLGPALGQCCGGAVTLRFERLDDRQLDRWPAAHELFHLQLYGAGHVGRAVARLLADLPVTVQWLDERQEEFPLSLGAGWPPHIQVLAGEGIEDEVKRAPAGAFYLVMTHRHDLDLRITEAILRRNDFAFFGLIGSKTKKQRFIHRLEERGVPQAAIDRMVCPIGLPGITGKEPEVIAMAVVAQLLRQASGRVAR; encoded by the coding sequence ATGGCCGGCGACGAGGCGGTGATCGTCGAGGTGAGCGGGGCGCAAGGCTCGGTGCCGCGCGAGGCGGGCACACGCATGCTGGTGTCTGCCACGCGCACCGAGGGCACGATCGGCGGTGGTCACCTTGAGCTGAAGGCGATCGAGCATGCACGCGGGTTGATCGAGCATGGCGACACGGCCGTGTCGTCTCTGCATTTCCCGCTGGGCCCGGCGCTGGGGCAGTGCTGTGGCGGGGCGGTGACCTTGCGCTTCGAGCGACTCGACGACCGGCAGCTCGACCGTTGGCCTGCGGCGCACGAGTTGTTTCACTTGCAGCTCTATGGCGCGGGGCATGTGGGCCGCGCCGTGGCGCGGCTGCTCGCCGACCTGCCGGTCACGGTGCAGTGGCTCGACGAGCGGCAGGAAGAATTCCCGCTCTCGTTGGGCGCGGGGTGGCCGCCGCACATCCAGGTGCTGGCCGGTGAGGGCATCGAAGATGAGGTGAAGCGGGCCCCGGCGGGCGCCTTCTATCTTGTGATGACGCACCGCCACGACCTCGATCTGCGCATCACCGAAGCCATCCTGCGCCGCAACGACTTCGCCTTCTTCGGCCTGATCGGCTCGAAGACGAAGAAGCAGCGCTTCATCCACCGCCTCGAAGAGCGTGGTGTGCCACAGGCCGCCATCGACCGCATGGTGTGCCCGATCGGGCTGCCGGGCATCACCGGCAAAGAGCCGGAAGTGATCGCGATGGCCGTGGTGGCGCAGCTGCTGCGCCAGGCCAGTGGCCGGGTGGCCCGCTGA